Proteins from a genomic interval of Diceros bicornis minor isolate mBicDic1 chromosome 34, mDicBic1.mat.cur, whole genome shotgun sequence:
- the FAM98C gene encoding protein FAM98C isoform X1 — translation MEGAETEAREGAAVARDLLALGYEGFPGAASLSTSCPDFRALCARLAAELGALGALEREPEWCARALSGGDGPGAEEAFLRQLAGLLRELHCPARALGGGDCGAALREPGAGLRLLRFLCSELQAARLLRLHPWLDPRPAPPGGQGAEGRAVVQELVLTLQALGLPRPAPGTPASRLLRELHAKVSELLPSLPRGSLQPLLSSPLDAPRWEALESLAQSLQEQYCCRRRLLLRRLDLTTSAFHWSDRAEVHGEAMKAVLIPIREALTPEAEVSIAHVLAARADLSRLVPATSKAARRGTCCAINKVLMGDVPDRGGRPSELEAPMPSWKDRREDRGGQKAGRQGWGHKKKKKK, via the exons ATGGAGGGGGCGGAGACGGAGGCGCGGGAGGGGGCCGCCGTGGCCCGGGACCTGCTGGCCCTGGG GTATGAGGGCTTCCCGGGGGCGGCGTCGCTGAGCACCTCGTGCCCAGACTTCCGGGCGCTGTGCGCGCGGCTGGCGGCGGAGCTGGGGGCTCTGGGCGCGCTGGAGCGGGAGCCAGAGTGGTGCGCGAGGGCGCTGAGCGGCGGCGACG GCCCCGGCGCGGAGGAGGCGTTCCTGCGACAGCTGGCCGGCCTGCTGCGGGAGCTGCACTGCCCGGCGCGCGCGCTCGGCGGCGGGGACTGCGGGGCGGCGCTGCGGGAGCCCGGCGCGGGCCTGCGCCTGCTGC GCTTTCTCTGCTCCGAGCTCCAGGCAGCCCGCCTCCTCCGCCTGCACCCCTGGCTGGATCCCCGCCCTGCGCCGCCCGGTGGCcaaggggcagaggggagagcCGTGGTCCAGGAACTGGTCCTTACTCTTCAAGCCCTGGGGCTGCCCAGACCCGCGCCGGGGACCCCTGCCAGCCGGCTGCTGCGGGAGTTGCACGCCAAG GTCTCGGAGCTGCTGCCCTCCCTGCCCCGGGGGTCCCTGCAGCCCCTCCTCAGCTCCCCGCTGGATGCGCCCAGATGG GAGGCGTTGGAGTCCCTGGCCCAGAGCCTGCAAGAGCAGTACTGCTGCCGCCGCCGGCTCCTCCTCCGGCGTTTGGACCTCACGACGTCGGCTTTCCACTGGAGTGACCGCGCAGAG GTCCATGGAGAGGCCATGAAGGCAGTGCTGATCCCAATCCGAGAGGCTCTGACCCCGGAAGCAGAGGTCTCCATCGCACACGTCCTGGCTGCCCGAGCCGACCTGTCTCGTCTCGTCCCAGCCACCAGCAAGGCTGCCCGCCGAGGGACCTGCTGTGCCATCAATAAG GTGCTTATGGGCGACGTGCCAGACCGAGGGGGCCGCCCCAGTGAGCTGGAGGCTCCCATGCCCAGCTGGAAGGACAGAAGAGAGGACAGAGGTGGGCAGAAGGCAGGCCGCCAGGGCTGGGgccacaagaagaagaagaagaagtaa
- the FAM98C gene encoding protein FAM98C isoform X2: MEGAETEAREGAAVARDLLALGYEGFPGAASLSTSCPDFRALCARLAAELGALGALEREPEWCARALSGGDGFLCSELQAARLLRLHPWLDPRPAPPGGQGAEGRAVVQELVLTLQALGLPRPAPGTPASRLLRELHAKVSELLPSLPRGSLQPLLSSPLDAPRWEALESLAQSLQEQYCCRRRLLLRRLDLTTSAFHWSDRAEVHGEAMKAVLIPIREALTPEAEVSIAHVLAARADLSRLVPATSKAARRGTCCAINKVLMGDVPDRGGRPSELEAPMPSWKDRREDRGGQKAGRQGWGHKKKKKK, from the exons ATGGAGGGGGCGGAGACGGAGGCGCGGGAGGGGGCCGCCGTGGCCCGGGACCTGCTGGCCCTGGG GTATGAGGGCTTCCCGGGGGCGGCGTCGCTGAGCACCTCGTGCCCAGACTTCCGGGCGCTGTGCGCGCGGCTGGCGGCGGAGCTGGGGGCTCTGGGCGCGCTGGAGCGGGAGCCAGAGTGGTGCGCGAGGGCGCTGAGCGGCGGCGACG GCTTTCTCTGCTCCGAGCTCCAGGCAGCCCGCCTCCTCCGCCTGCACCCCTGGCTGGATCCCCGCCCTGCGCCGCCCGGTGGCcaaggggcagaggggagagcCGTGGTCCAGGAACTGGTCCTTACTCTTCAAGCCCTGGGGCTGCCCAGACCCGCGCCGGGGACCCCTGCCAGCCGGCTGCTGCGGGAGTTGCACGCCAAG GTCTCGGAGCTGCTGCCCTCCCTGCCCCGGGGGTCCCTGCAGCCCCTCCTCAGCTCCCCGCTGGATGCGCCCAGATGG GAGGCGTTGGAGTCCCTGGCCCAGAGCCTGCAAGAGCAGTACTGCTGCCGCCGCCGGCTCCTCCTCCGGCGTTTGGACCTCACGACGTCGGCTTTCCACTGGAGTGACCGCGCAGAG GTCCATGGAGAGGCCATGAAGGCAGTGCTGATCCCAATCCGAGAGGCTCTGACCCCGGAAGCAGAGGTCTCCATCGCACACGTCCTGGCTGCCCGAGCCGACCTGTCTCGTCTCGTCCCAGCCACCAGCAAGGCTGCCCGCCGAGGGACCTGCTGTGCCATCAATAAG GTGCTTATGGGCGACGTGCCAGACCGAGGGGGCCGCCCCAGTGAGCTGGAGGCTCCCATGCCCAGCTGGAAGGACAGAAGAGAGGACAGAGGTGGGCAGAAGGCAGGCCGCCAGGGCTGGGgccacaagaagaagaagaagaagtaa
- the RASGRP4 gene encoding RAS guanyl-releasing protein 4: MNRKDSKRKSHQECSGNTGGRDRPRQARRHKTCPSPREISKVMASMALGMLNEGCSEDELLEKCIQSFDSAGSLCRRDHVLNMVLAMHSWVLPSTHLAARLLTLYQEASGNTQELRRLQICHLVRYWLTQHPETVHQEPQLEEVIGRFWATVEQQGSPAQRTLGDHSNLLSPGGPGPPTPMSSPGLGKKRKVSLLFDHLETGELAQHLTYLEFQSFQAITPQDLRGYVLQGSVRGCPALEGSVGLSNSVSRWVQVMVLSRPGPAQRAQVLDKFIHVAQSLRQLHNFNTLMAVTGGLCHSAISRLKDSYAHLSPDSTKALLELTELLAAHNNYARYRRAWASCSGFRLPLLGVHLKDLVSLHEAQPDRLPDGRLHLPKLNSLYLRLQELAALQRQHPPCSASQDLLHLLTLSLDLFYTEDEIYELSYAREPRCPKSLPPSPFKAPLVVEWAPGVTAKPDRVTLGRHVEQLVESVFKNYDSEGRGTISQEDFERLSGNFPFACHGLHPPPCQGSGSFSREELTEYLLRASAICSKLGLAFLHTFHEVTFRKPAFCNSCSGFLWGVTKHGYRCQDCGLCCHKHCRDQVKIECKKRPGAKGDASPPDAPVPPAPAPQASWGSEDKLSYTLSLEPETGGHLRHAWTQTEPPHPSREPEPVPLPATASPPAQSSKPDS; encoded by the exons ATGAACAGGAAAGACAGCAAGAG GAAGTCCCACCAGGAATGCTCAGGGAATACAGGAGGGCGGGACCGGCCCCGGCAGGCCCGGCGCCACAAGACATGCCCCAGCCCTCGGGAAATCAGCAAGGTCATGGCCTCCATGGCTCTGGGCATGCTGAATGAGGGCTGCAGCGAGGACGAGCTGCTGGAGAAATGCATTCAGTCCTTTG ACTCAGCTGGCAGCCTGTGCCGCAGGGACCACGTTCTCAACATGGTGCTCGCCATGCACAGTTGGGTGCTGCCTTCCACGCACCTTGCTGCCCGTCTGCTGACCTT GTACCAGGAGGCCTCAGGGAACACGCAGGAGCTGAGGCGGCTGCAGATCTGTCACCTGGTCAG GTACTGGCTGACCCAGCACCCTGAGACGGTGCACCAGGAGCCCCAGTTAGAAGAAGTTATAGGTCGCTTCTGGGCCACGGTAGAGCAGCAAGGCAGCCCGGCCCAGAGGACCCTGGGAGACCATTCCAACCT CCTGAGCCCGGGTGGCCCCGGCCCCCCAACCCCCATGAGCAGCCCAGGCCTGGGCAAAAAGCGCAAAGTGTCCTTGCTATTCGACCACCTGGAGACAGGGGAGCTGGCTCAGCACCTCACTTACCTAGAGTTCCAGTCGTTCCAGGCTATCACG ccccaggaccTGCGGGGCTACGTTTTGCAGGGCTCCGTGCGGGGCTGCCCGGCCCTGGAGGGCTCCGTCGGGCTCAGCAACAGCGTGTCCCGCTGGGTGCAGGTCATGGTGCTGAgccgcccggggccggcccagcgcgCGCAGGTGCTGGACAAGTTCATCCACGTGGCACAG AGCCTCCGCCAGCTGCATAATTTCAACACGCTGATGGCGGTCACCGGGGGCCTGTGTCACAGTGCCATCTCCAGACTCAAGGACTCCTATGCCCACCTGAGCCCTGACAGCACCAAG GCCCTGCTGGAGCTGACTGAGCTCCTCGCCGCCCACAACAACTACGCTCGGTACCGCCGcgcctgggccagctgctcagGCTTCCGGCTGCCCCTCCTGGGCGTGCACCTCAAGGACCTGGTGTCCCTGCACGAGGCCCAGCCCGACAGGCTGCCCGACGGCCGCCTGCACCTGCCGAAGCTCAACAGCCTGTACCTGCGGCTGCAGGAGCTGGCAGCCCTCCAGAGGCAGCACCCGCCCTGCAGCGCCAGCCAGGACCTGCTGCATCTGCTCACG CTTTCCCTGGATCTCTTCTACACGGAGGACGAGATCTATGAGCTTTCTTACGCCCGGGAGCCCCGCTGTCCCAAAAGTCTG cccccctccccctttAAGGCGCCCCTGGTGGTGGAGTGGGCCCCTGGCGTGACGGCCAAGCCCGACAGGGTCACCCTGGGCCGGCACGTGGAGCAGCTGGTGGAG TCCGTGTTCAAGAACTACGACTCTGAAGGCCGAGGCACCATCTCCCAGGAGGACTTTGAGCGCCTCTCCGGCAACTTCCCCTTCGCCTGCCATGGGCTTCACCCACCCCCCTGCCAGGG GAGTGGCTCCTTCAGCCGAGAGGAGCTGACGGAGTACCTGCTCCGGGCCAGCGCCATCTGCTCCAAgctgggcctggccttcctgcaCACCTTCCACGAGGTCACCTTCCGCAAGCCCGCCTTCTGCAACAGCTGCAGCGGCTTC CTCTGGGGTGTCACCAAGCACGGCTACCGCTGTCAGG ACTGCGGGCTGTGTTGCCACAAACACTGCCGAGACCAGGTGAAGATAGAGTGTAAGAAGAGGCCGGGGGCCAAGGGCGATGCCAGCCCACCAGACGCCCCTGTCCCACCTGCACCAGCTCCCCAGGCCAGCTGGG GCTCCGAGGACAAGCTCTCCTACACACTGTCCCTGGAGCCAGAGACGGGAGGCCACCTTCGCCATGCATGGACCCAGACGGAGCCCCCACACCCTTCCCGGGAACCAGAGCCG GTCCCCCTCCCAGCGACGGCCTCGCCACCCGCCCAGTCCTCCAAGCCGGACTCCTAG